The following are encoded together in the Bradysia coprophila strain Holo2 unplaced genomic scaffold, BU_Bcop_v1 contig_87, whole genome shotgun sequence genome:
- the LOC119084563 gene encoding E3 ubiquitin-protein ligase MIB2, producing MFAPGVRVVRGPDWNWKNQDGGEGHVGTVCEIGRFGSLHSPEKTVVVNWDSGHRTNYRVGYQGQYDLTIIDNAQIGVKHPNIICDGCSKAGIAGIRFRCAQCSNYDLCATCYGSDVHDLEHPFIRYQTTNSVGVRVPTRQSSVKVQLKGIFVGAKVVRGPDWEWGLQDGGEGKTGRVMEIRGWDNESCRSVANVSWVTGSTNVYRLGHKGNVDLKYIQPAAGGHYYRDHMPVLGQPEEQQPVVQATRPSYSVGDRVKVCLDKEALMKLQQGHGGWNPRMTEYLTKVGTVHRITDKGDIRVQYEGCANRWTFHPAALVKVCTFHVGDLVTIINDAAKVQQLQKGHGEWVETMRNALNKSAKVIKVYADGDLRIQQIEDGFAWTLNPKCVKLERSPLATATERSNSMMDLSHQRADHVMMPLSGLSGSSSADKLVREAAQGRLDYVQHYLGQYPEQVDVMSAGKTCLQVSAHQGHMQLVKYLLSLGANVNVVDKEGDSTLHYAAFGNQPEIMRVLLMHGAEINVLNSSHCSALHISAHKKPPQCVRILLEYGADVNIQDSYGDTALHDAIGKENVEVVDLLCSAPNLDLTVRNNRGFNALHHSSLKGNSNAIRRILQLARQLVDVKKDDGFAALHLAALNGHANVVEALVKDGQADINIRNNRRQTPFLLAVSQGHAAAIEKLVDLGCDILAKDEDGDNAMHLCVIKKSNLIQEVPQEDAPQIWAIYQSLQHIVENRLMCAILCYLAKNGCNIDANNKGKRILDWVCDKTVQDLILSYVNKSAAATVSGEPSSSSDGAEYINVQLSTLNLSESGNGSNNSSANTSMVDPDQQPSSSNPPTPLRRHHQANNRDISTPSPSNPFIQYVGDAEATIPKKSNIDRNHTLSPPLPTEAPTTSNQTNDMNLTENESVRSNLWPPKVLQDAQSHVSRKELNNTIVVANKITNQDSNQPFECIVCNEVLPLTIFEPCCHQISCEECSVRMKKCLSCGMVIEKRVTQSGVPVLPQQQQQQQQQPRQPSADRLRYLENKILEIEETHCCSICMERRRNVAFLCGHGACSKCSETLKTCHMCRKTIVKKINLY from the exons ACGGCGGAGAAGGACACGTAGGAACAGTTTGTGAAATAGGACGTTTTGGATCGTTGCATTCGCCGGAAAAAACAGTTGTTGTGAATTGGGACTCAGGTCATCGTACTAATTACAGAGTGGGCTACCAAGGCCAATACGATTTAACCATAATAGACAATGCACAAATTG GTGTTAAGCATCCTAATATTATTTGTGATGGTTGCTCAAAGGCTGGCATAGCTGGTATCCGGTTTCGTTGTGCGCAGTGTTCAAATTACGATTTATGCGCCACATGTTACGGATCAGACGTTCATGATCTAGAGCATCCCTTTATTAGATATCAAACAACGAATTCTGTTGG TGTTCGTGTACCAACACGCCAGAGCTCTGTTAAAGTTCAATTGAAAGGTATTTTCGTTGGTGCCAAAGTCGTGCGCGGACCCGATTGGGAGTGGG GCCTTCAGGATGGTGGCGAAGGAAAGACCGGTCGTGTAATGGAAATTAGAGGTTGGGACAATGAATCCTGTCGTAGTGTAGCTAATGTATCTTGGGTGACTGGGTCGACAAACGTGTATCGATTGGGTCATAAGGGAAACGTCGATTTAAAATATATTCAGCCGGCTGCTGGTGGACACTATTATCGCGACCATATGCCTGTTCTAG GACAACCCGAAGAGCAACAACCAGTTGTTCAGGCAACCAGACCTAGTTACTCGGTGGGAGATAGAGTTAAGGTTTGTTTAGACAAAGAAGCATTAATGAAATTACAACAAGGACATGGCGGATGGAACCCTCGAATGACTGAATATCTTACGAAAGTTGGAACTGTACATAGAATTACGGACAAGGGTGATATACG AGTGCAATACGAAGGTTGTGCAAACAGATGGACCTTCCATCCGGCGGCTCTTGTCAAAGTCTGTACTTTTCATGTCGGTGATCTGGTTACGATAATTAACGATGCAGCCAAAGTACAG CAACTACAAAAAGGTCACGGTGAATGGGTGGAAACGATGCGAAAC GCTCTGAACAAATCGGCGAAAGTGATCAAAGTGTATGCTGACGGCGACTTACGCATTCAACAGATCGAAGATGGATTTGCGTGGACGTTGAATCCGAAATGTGTCAAGTTGGAGCGGTCACCATTGGCAACCGCAACGGAACGATCAAATAGCATGATGGACCTCAGTCATCAGCGAGCTGACCATGTAATGATGCCACTGTCCGGCCTGTCGGGAAGTTCATCGGCCGATAAACTGGTACGCGAAGCCGCACAGGGAAGACTCGACTACGTGCAACACTATTTGGGACAATATCCGGAACAGGTTGATGTGATGAGCGCTGGGAAAACGTGCTTACAGGTCTCGGCTCATCAGGGCCACATGCAGTTGGTGAAATATTTACTGTCGTTAGGGGCCAACGTAAATGTGGTTGACAAAGAGGGTGATTCAACGTTACATTACGCAGCGTTCGGCAATCAACCGGAGATAATGCGGGTGTTGCTGATGCATGGAGCGGAAATTAATGTCCTGAATTCGAGTCACTGTTCGGCTCTGCACATATCGGCACACAAAAAGCCGCCTCAATGTGTTCGGATTCTGTTGGAGTATGGAGCTGATGTAAATATTCAAGATTCGTACGGAGACACGGCACTGCACGATGCCATTGGAAAGGAAAATGTCGAGGTTGTTGACTTGTTATGCTCGGCACCAAATTTAGACCTTACCGTACGGAATAACCGTGGTTTCAACGCTCTGCATCATTCGTCGCTGAAAGGGAACAGCAATGCAATCCGGAGAATTCTTCAACTGGCCCGACAGCTGGTCGATGTGAAAAAAGACGATGG aTTTGCCGCATTACATTTGGCTGCGTTAAATGGACACGCGAATGTGGTGGAAGCGTTGGTAAAGGACGGTCAGGCCGATATAAATATACGAAACAACCGGCGGCAAACACCGTTCTTGCTGGCAGTATCTCAGGGCCATGCAGCAGCAATTGAGAAATTGGTCGATTTAGGTTGTGACATATTAGCGAAGGACGAGGACGGCGACAACGCTATGCATTTATGTGTTATCAAGAAATCGAATTTAATTCAGGAAGTACCTCAAGAAGACGCACCGCAAATCTGGGCAATTTACCAAAGTTTACAGCACATCGTCGAAAACCGGTTGATGTGCGCCATCTTGTGTTACTTGGCGAAAAACGGTTGCAACATCGATGCCAACAATAAGGGGAAACGAATACTGGACTGGGTCTGCGACAAGACCGTTCAAGATTTAATTCTGAGCTATGTGAACAAATCAGCGGCTGCAACGGTGTCCGGTGAACCATCCAGTTCGAGCGATGGTGCCGAATACATAAACGTACAATTGTCAACGCTTAATTTGAGTGAAAGTGGCAACGGAAGCAATAACAGCAGTGCAAACACTAGCATGGTTGATCCGGACCAACAACCATCGTCGTCAAATCCACCCACTCCATTGCGCCGACATCATCAAGCCAATAATCGAGACATTTCCACACCATCGCCATCCAATCCATTCATTCAATATGTCGGTGATGCCGAAGCAACGATACCAAAGAAATCAAACATCGACCGAAATCACACCCTATCGCCTCCATTACCCACTGAGGCGCCTACCACTTCCAATCAAACCAATGACATGAATTTAACCGAAAATGAGTCCGTGCGATCGAATTTGTGGCCGCCAAAAGTATTGCAAGATGCTCAGTCGCACGTCAGCCGAAAGGAATTGAACAACACGATTGTCGTAGCCAACAAAATTACCAATCAGGACTCGAATCAGCCATTTGAATGCATTGTTTGCAATGAAGTACTACCTCTGACCATATTCGAGCCGTGCTGCCATCAAATATCCTGTGAGGAATGTTCGGTGCGAATGAAAAAGTGTCTAAGCTGCGGAATGGTCATCGAGAAGCGTGTCACACAGAGCGGTGTTCCAGTTCTACCGcagcaacagcagcagcagcaacaacaaccacGACAACCGTCAGCGGATCGATTACgttatttggaaaataaaatcttagaaattgaAGAGACGCATTGCTGCAGCATTTGCATGGAACGGAGACGTAATGTGGCATTTTTGTGCGGCCACGGTGCATGTTCAAAGTGTTCAGAGACACTGAAAACGTGTCACATGTGTAGAAAGACGATAgttaagaaaattaatttatattgA